A single genomic interval of Spirosoma taeanense harbors:
- a CDS encoding DUF3050 domain-containing protein, which produces MNAQLDQLTARIEPLRQQLTNHPLYSAVRTPGDLDSFMQAHVWAVWDFMSLLKVLQRELTCVTIPWIPVGNAATRYLINEIVIGEESDVDPDGNRTSHFELYLQAMKQARADTRAITGFVRELSAGTSVRDALTGSDLPEGSRRFVNFTFDLIEQGRLHEIAAVFTFGREDLIPDMFMALVQQLRDQAPEQLSLFSYYLERHIEVDGDHHSHLAKAMTIELCGNDPQRWQEAIAAVERALRFRIALWDSVHEQISRKQLFAA; this is translated from the coding sequence AGCAACTGACCAACCATCCTCTTTATTCTGCCGTCCGGACGCCGGGCGATTTGGATAGTTTTATGCAGGCGCACGTCTGGGCAGTCTGGGATTTTATGTCCTTGCTGAAAGTCCTGCAACGAGAACTTACCTGCGTGACGATTCCCTGGATTCCTGTGGGCAATGCCGCTACCCGTTACCTGATTAATGAGATTGTTATTGGGGAAGAAAGCGATGTTGATCCGGATGGGAATCGAACCAGTCATTTCGAACTTTATCTGCAGGCCATGAAGCAGGCCCGTGCCGATACGCGGGCGATAACAGGCTTTGTCCGTGAACTAAGCGCTGGTACGTCGGTGCGCGACGCCCTGACGGGTTCAGACCTGCCCGAAGGTAGTCGTCGGTTCGTAAATTTTACCTTTGATCTGATTGAACAGGGGCGGCTTCACGAAATTGCCGCGGTGTTTACGTTCGGACGGGAGGATCTGATTCCAGATATGTTTATGGCGCTGGTTCAGCAGTTGCGGGATCAGGCGCCGGAGCAGCTGAGCTTGTTCTCCTATTATCTGGAGCGTCATATTGAGGTTGACGGTGATCATCACTCCCACCTCGCGAAAGCCATGACGATCGAACTTTGTGGCAACGACCCGCAACGCTGGCAGGAAGCTATAGCTGCCGTGGAAAGGGCTCTTCGCTTCAGAATTGCGCTCTGGGACAGCGTTCATGAACAGATTTCACGGAAGCAATTGTTTGCAGCTTAG
- a CDS encoding pyridoxine 5'-phosphate synthase, producing the protein MTRLSVNINKIATLRNARGGNTPNLVKVALDCERFGAQGITVHPRPDERHIRYQDVLDLHEVVTTEFNIEGNPDQRFIELVKRVKPAQVTLVPDAPEAITSNAGWDTLRHADHLRNLVDTFRADDIRVSIFVDADERMIEGAKAVGTDRIELYTEPYASHYFTDREAAVAPFRRAAQRALELGLELNAGHDLSLDNLRFFNEQVPGLKEVSIGHALISDALYFGLENTIQMYLRCLQP; encoded by the coding sequence GTGACCCGCTTAAGTGTCAACATCAATAAAATAGCTACCCTACGCAATGCACGGGGAGGCAATACCCCGAATCTTGTCAAGGTTGCACTCGACTGCGAACGCTTCGGGGCGCAGGGCATTACGGTACATCCCCGACCCGACGAGCGGCATATTCGCTACCAGGACGTTCTGGACCTGCACGAAGTCGTTACGACGGAATTTAACATAGAAGGGAATCCCGACCAGCGTTTTATCGAACTGGTCAAACGGGTCAAGCCCGCGCAGGTAACGCTGGTTCCTGATGCGCCGGAGGCTATTACGTCCAACGCGGGCTGGGACACGCTCCGTCATGCCGATCACCTGCGGAACCTGGTCGATACGTTCAGAGCCGATGATATCCGGGTATCAATTTTTGTAGATGCTGACGAACGCATGATTGAAGGCGCCAAAGCCGTTGGTACCGACCGCATTGAACTGTATACGGAACCCTATGCATCTCATTACTTTACCGATCGCGAAGCAGCCGTTGCCCCCTTCCGGCGGGCAGCTCAGCGGGCGCTCGAATTGGGCCTGGAACTGAACGCGGGCCATGATTTAAGTCTGGATAACCTTCGATTCTTTAATGAGCAGGTGCCGGGTCTGAAAGAAGTGTCCATCGGGCACGCCCTCATTAGCGACGCGCTCTATTTTGGTCTGGAGAACACTATTCAGATGTACCTGCGCTGTCTGCAGCCGTAG
- the prfA gene encoding peptide chain release factor 1, producing MLDQLEAIRERFDEVAQQIVQPEAVSDQKRFMKLSKEYKDLEKIVTEYRAYTQLLEEIDNARQIIATEKDEDFRELAKAELDELLPRREQMEETLKEMLIPKDPNDSKNVILEIRGGTGGDEAAIFAGDLFRMYQRFCEKMGWRMSLVDYTEGTSGGYKEIIVEVEGEDVYGKLKFESGVHRVQRVPATETQGRIHTSAASVAVLPEAEEVDVELNMNDIRKDTFCSSGAGGQSVNTTYSAVRLTHIPTGLVVQCQDERSQLKNFDKALTVLRSRLYEIELQKHNEAIASQRKTMVGSGDRSDKIRTYNYPQSRVTDHRIGMTVHNLSAVMDGDIGEFIEQLRIAENAERLKEGAAA from the coding sequence ATGCTTGATCAGTTAGAAGCCATTCGCGAACGCTTCGACGAGGTAGCTCAGCAAATCGTTCAGCCCGAGGCCGTCTCGGATCAGAAACGGTTTATGAAGCTGAGTAAAGAATACAAAGATTTAGAAAAAATCGTCACTGAATACCGGGCATACACCCAGTTACTCGAAGAGATCGACAATGCCCGGCAGATCATTGCTACCGAAAAAGACGAAGATTTTCGGGAGCTGGCTAAAGCCGAACTGGATGAGCTGCTGCCGCGCCGGGAGCAGATGGAAGAAACGCTCAAAGAGATGTTGATTCCGAAAGATCCCAACGACAGCAAGAACGTTATTCTCGAAATCCGGGGCGGTACCGGTGGCGACGAGGCTGCCATTTTTGCAGGTGATCTGTTCCGGATGTACCAGCGTTTCTGCGAAAAAATGGGCTGGCGGATGTCGCTCGTTGACTATACCGAAGGCACATCGGGCGGCTATAAGGAAATCATCGTAGAGGTTGAAGGCGAAGACGTATACGGCAAGCTGAAGTTTGAATCGGGCGTTCACCGGGTGCAGCGCGTACCGGCTACCGAAACGCAGGGCCGGATTCATACGTCGGCTGCCAGCGTAGCCGTTCTGCCCGAAGCCGAAGAGGTAGACGTCGAACTGAACATGAACGACATTCGCAAAGATACGTTCTGTTCGTCGGGAGCCGGTGGACAGTCCGTTAACACGACCTATTCAGCCGTGCGTTTGACCCACATTCCTACCGGCCTGGTGGTGCAGTGTCAGGACGAGCGCTCGCAGTTGAAAAACTTTGACAAAGCCTTGACGGTGTTACGTTCCCGGCTCTACGAAATCGAACTCCAGAAACACAACGAAGCCATTGCCTCCCAACGGAAGACGATGGTCGGCAGTGGCGACCGCTCTGATAAAATCCGGACCTATAACTACCCGCAAAGCCGCGTAACCGACCATCGCATTGGTATGACAGTTCATAATCTCTCAGCGGTTATGGATGGCGACATCGGCGAGTTCATCGAACAGCTGCGCATCGCCGAAAACGCCGAGCGCCTGAAAGAAGGCGCGGCAGCGTAA
- the mnmH gene encoding tRNA 2-selenouridine(34) synthase MnmH, whose amino-acid sequence MVQQLSVEDFLEKAQGLPVIDVRSPAEYDHAHIPGAVSIPLFDNEERARVGTKYKNAGKDSAVLLGLDLVGPKLAGFVKQSKKLNPQQKEVLVHCWRGGMRSGSFAWLLDTAGLTASTLIGGYKAYRNAVLSAFAEPRTLIILGGKTGSGKTDILKELARQGEQIIDLEGLAHHKGSTYGAIGQRPQPTSEQFENVIFGEWRKLNTQKRIWLEDESRNVGSCFIPMPLWQQMRAAPVAFIDVSKTVRIQRLVADYTGIDHGLLVEATQRIQKRLGGKVTKDALDALNRHDYATVADLTLDYYDKAYLHGLSQRDPASVHRLELADNNPVQTAQQLITWADTFAQKATETRV is encoded by the coding sequence ATGGTTCAGCAATTATCGGTCGAAGACTTTTTAGAAAAAGCCCAGGGGCTGCCCGTTATTGACGTGCGCTCACCGGCTGAGTACGATCATGCTCATATTCCCGGCGCGGTCAGTATTCCTCTGTTCGATAACGAGGAACGGGCGAGGGTTGGCACGAAATATAAAAATGCGGGTAAAGATTCGGCGGTGCTGCTGGGCCTTGATCTGGTTGGTCCGAAACTGGCGGGTTTCGTAAAACAGTCGAAAAAGCTCAATCCGCAGCAGAAAGAAGTGCTGGTTCATTGTTGGCGGGGCGGCATGCGCAGCGGTTCGTTTGCGTGGCTGCTGGATACCGCCGGGCTAACCGCTTCGACACTCATTGGCGGTTACAAAGCCTACCGGAATGCCGTGCTATCGGCCTTTGCCGAACCCCGTACCCTGATTATTCTGGGCGGCAAAACAGGCAGCGGCAAAACCGATATTCTTAAAGAACTGGCTCGCCAGGGCGAGCAAATCATTGACCTGGAAGGATTGGCGCACCACAAAGGCTCAACATACGGAGCCATTGGTCAACGCCCCCAACCGACCAGCGAACAGTTTGAAAATGTAATTTTTGGTGAATGGCGAAAGCTAAACACCCAAAAACGTATCTGGCTCGAAGACGAAAGCCGTAATGTAGGCTCGTGCTTTATTCCGATGCCCCTCTGGCAACAGATGCGAGCGGCACCCGTAGCCTTTATTGACGTATCGAAGACCGTTCGAATTCAGCGCTTAGTGGCTGATTATACCGGCATTGACCACGGTTTGCTGGTAGAAGCCACGCAACGGATTCAGAAACGGCTTGGCGGCAAAGTCACCAAAGACGCACTCGATGCACTCAACCGGCATGATTACGCTACCGTCGCCGATCTAACCCTCGACTATTACGATAAAGCCTATCTGCATGGTCTTTCGCAGCGGGATCCGGCCAGTGTTCACAGGCTGGAACTCGCAGACAACAATCCAGTGCAAACAGCGCAGCAGTTGATTACCTGGGCCGACACCTTTGCTCAGAAGGCTACTGAGACCCGCGTCTGA
- a CDS encoding lysophospholipid acyltransferase family protein: MKYIKPTKFSYLPKFLMPLDVLGLFERDPFGNSLVIRRILIAIVGWLTYARYTVVNRIQIEGTEHLENLPINNVLFLSNHQTYFADVIAFFHIFCAVKWGFQNTMLPPVYLLGPRARQYYVAASETMKKGIVPRIFAAGGALTIERSWRAEGREVQRAVDASANDKIAKALAHGWVVSFPQGTTSPYAPVRKGTGYLIKNNDPIVIPIVINGFRRAFDKKGLRFKKRNTLLTVRFKAPLQIGPDESVDDIVAKVRHAIEQDAPEWVK, encoded by the coding sequence ATGAAATACATTAAGCCCACTAAGTTTAGCTACCTGCCCAAGTTCCTGATGCCACTGGACGTACTCGGCCTTTTCGAGCGGGATCCATTTGGCAACTCGCTTGTGATCAGACGGATACTAATCGCTATTGTAGGCTGGCTGACCTATGCGCGTTACACGGTCGTGAATCGAATTCAGATTGAAGGTACCGAGCATCTGGAAAATCTGCCGATCAACAACGTTTTATTCTTATCCAACCACCAGACCTATTTTGCCGACGTCATTGCATTTTTCCACATCTTCTGCGCCGTGAAATGGGGATTCCAGAACACAATGCTGCCGCCGGTTTATCTACTTGGACCCCGCGCCCGGCAGTATTACGTAGCCGCTTCCGAAACCATGAAAAAAGGGATTGTGCCCCGGATTTTTGCCGCTGGCGGGGCATTGACCATTGAGCGGTCGTGGCGGGCAGAAGGCCGGGAAGTGCAGCGCGCAGTAGACGCGTCGGCGAACGATAAGATTGCCAAAGCACTAGCTCATGGCTGGGTTGTGAGTTTTCCGCAGGGTACTACCAGCCCTTACGCGCCCGTTCGGAAAGGAACGGGATATCTTATCAAAAATAACGATCCGATCGTAATTCCGATTGTTATCAATGGGTTTCGACGAGCTTTCGACAAAAAAGGCTTACGCTTCAAGAAGCGAAACACCCTCCTGACGGTTCGCTTTAAAGCACCGCTCCAGATCGGCCCTGACGAAAGCGTTGACGATATCGTTGCCAAAGTTCGTCACGCCATCGAACAGGACGCTCCGGAATGGGTCAAATAA
- a CDS encoding GatB/YqeY domain-containing protein, whose protein sequence is MALKQQIDADIKQAMLAKDQDKLRALRAVKSMILLEETKEGAAGELKPEDETRILTKAVKQRRDSAEIYRAQNRADLLATEEAEIAVIEQYLPKQLSEAELKEKLREIMARVGASVPSDMGKVMGVATKELAGQADGKAISAMVKTLLQ, encoded by the coding sequence ATGGCACTAAAACAACAGATTGACGCCGATATTAAGCAGGCCATGCTGGCCAAAGATCAGGACAAACTCCGCGCGCTGCGGGCTGTGAAATCCATGATTCTGCTCGAAGAAACCAAAGAAGGCGCTGCGGGTGAGCTGAAACCCGAAGACGAAACCCGGATTCTGACCAAAGCCGTGAAGCAGCGCCGGGATTCGGCCGAAATTTACCGGGCACAGAACCGGGCCGACCTGCTGGCGACCGAAGAAGCCGAGATTGCGGTCATTGAGCAGTATCTTCCTAAACAACTGTCGGAAGCTGAGCTAAAAGAAAAGCTCAGGGAGATTATGGCCCGCGTAGGTGCGTCGGTACCGTCGGATATGGGTAAGGTTATGGGCGTGGCCACTAAGGAACTTGCCGGGCAGGCCGATGGGAAAGCCATTTCGGCCATGGTCAAAACGCTTCTTCAATAA
- a CDS encoding inorganic phosphate transporter — MFGLETDVFILLFISLFAACAFEFVNGFHDTANAVATVIYTNSLKPTVAVVWSGICNFAGVLLGGIGVAMGIVNLLPVELLVDQNVYHSVAMVLALLLSAIIWNLGTWYFGLPSSSSHTLIGSILGVGLAFSTLPENTQGAAVNWEKAIETGYALLLSPLLGFSLVIVIMFTIRRSVPETTKAQLFKEPKKNAPPPSWIRGILIATCSLVSFFHGSNDGQKGVGLIMLILIGIVPFQFAIKPDLDPRLMAPNITAIEQTIAALDSNQLAPVNRARLARTRTELAELKTLATTSQSDNNVLKTNRLDVRKDLLLINSNMNKIAQDEGANLSTNQLATLKSSLSEETGLRRFTDYAPFWVILMIALSLGLGTMIGWRRIVVTVGEKIGKQHLTYAQGASAELTAATMIGVASWLKLPVSTTHVLSSGIAGSMVANKGIKNLQAGTVRNIALAWVLTLPVSMLLSFTLYIFFRWLL; from the coding sequence ATGTTTGGATTAGAAACGGATGTTTTTATCCTCCTCTTTATCAGTCTCTTTGCTGCCTGCGCTTTTGAGTTTGTCAACGGTTTTCATGACACTGCCAACGCCGTTGCCACAGTTATCTATACCAATTCATTAAAACCGACCGTTGCTGTTGTCTGGTCGGGTATCTGCAACTTTGCGGGCGTGCTGCTTGGTGGCATTGGTGTGGCAATGGGTATTGTTAACCTGTTGCCGGTTGAGTTGCTGGTTGACCAGAACGTTTACCATAGCGTAGCCATGGTACTGGCGCTGCTGCTGAGCGCCATCATCTGGAACCTGGGTACATGGTATTTTGGCTTACCCAGTTCAAGCTCGCATACGTTGATTGGCTCAATTCTGGGCGTTGGTCTGGCTTTTTCGACATTGCCCGAAAACACGCAGGGAGCAGCCGTCAACTGGGAAAAAGCCATTGAAACTGGCTATGCGCTGTTGCTGTCGCCCCTGTTGGGTTTCAGTTTGGTGATTGTCATCATGTTCACCATTCGTCGGTCTGTCCCTGAAACAACGAAAGCTCAGCTTTTCAAAGAACCCAAGAAAAACGCCCCCCCGCCGTCCTGGATTCGTGGGATTCTGATTGCCACCTGTTCGTTGGTAAGCTTTTTTCATGGCAGCAACGATGGGCAGAAAGGCGTGGGCCTGATTATGCTGATTCTGATCGGTATCGTTCCGTTTCAGTTTGCCATTAAGCCTGATCTGGATCCGCGGCTGATGGCGCCGAATATTACGGCCATTGAGCAGACAATTGCTGCTCTGGATTCCAATCAGCTGGCTCCCGTCAACCGCGCGCGACTGGCCCGTACCCGCACCGAACTCGCCGAGTTGAAAACGCTGGCGACTACGTCGCAATCCGATAATAACGTTCTGAAAACAAACCGGCTGGACGTTCGGAAGGATTTGCTGCTCATTAACAGCAATATGAATAAAATTGCGCAGGATGAGGGCGCCAATCTAAGCACCAATCAACTGGCCACGCTGAAAAGCAGCCTGAGCGAAGAGACAGGGCTACGTCGATTTACGGATTATGCCCCCTTCTGGGTGATTCTGATGATCGCTCTTTCGCTGGGACTTGGCACCATGATCGGCTGGCGTCGGATTGTGGTTACGGTAGGGGAGAAAATAGGTAAGCAGCACCTTACGTATGCGCAGGGCGCTTCGGCCGAGCTAACTGCTGCTACCATGATTGGCGTGGCCTCGTGGCTGAAGCTACCCGTTAGTACAACCCACGTTCTGTCGTCGGGTATTGCCGGTAGTATGGTGGCCAACAAAGGGATTAAAAACCTGCAGGCGGGTACCGTCCGCAACATTGCGCTGGCCTGGGTGCTGACGCTGCCTGTGTCAATGCTGCTGTCCTTTACGCTGTATATCTTTTTTCGCTGGCTTCTCTAA
- the rlmN gene encoding 23S rRNA (adenine(2503)-C(2))-methyltransferase RlmN: protein MITTATPLKKDIRKLTAAQLKDWLVEHGEQGFRAKQIHEWLWKKSALSFEQMTNLSLPTRELLKTHFEIRPLTVDQQQRSNDGTIKSSFRLFDGNLVEGVLIPALRNDDRGDGPSDRMTACVSSQVGCSLTCKFCATGYMDRKRNLDAAEIYDQVVAIDRQARENYDAPLSNIVYMGMGEPLLNYKNVLESVDRITSPDGLGMSPKRITVSTAGIAKMIKQLGDDQVKFNLALSLHAANDQKRDQIMPINESNTLQALGDALMYFYKKTGTRVTFEYILFYNFNDTLQDAQELWKFTKRVPAKVNIIEYNPIAEANFKNTDPQTLDKFAGFLESKGVTVNVRRSRGKDIDAACGQLAGKK from the coding sequence ATGATTACAACAGCAACACCTCTCAAAAAGGATATACGTAAACTGACGGCCGCACAGTTGAAAGACTGGCTCGTCGAACACGGCGAACAGGGCTTTCGGGCGAAGCAGATTCACGAATGGCTCTGGAAAAAGTCGGCTTTATCGTTTGAGCAGATGACCAACCTCTCACTGCCGACGCGCGAGTTGCTGAAAACACATTTTGAGATCCGGCCGCTCACCGTCGATCAGCAGCAGCGCAGCAACGACGGTACAATTAAGTCGTCGTTCCGGTTGTTTGATGGCAATCTGGTCGAGGGCGTGCTGATTCCGGCTCTGCGCAATGATGACCGTGGCGACGGACCGTCCGACCGGATGACGGCCTGCGTGTCTAGTCAGGTAGGTTGCTCACTGACGTGTAAGTTCTGCGCGACGGGCTACATGGACCGGAAGCGGAACCTGGATGCGGCCGAAATCTATGATCAGGTGGTTGCTATTGACCGGCAGGCCAGAGAGAATTACGACGCACCGCTTTCCAATATCGTTTATATGGGTATGGGCGAACCGCTGCTGAACTACAAGAACGTGCTGGAGTCGGTCGACCGCATTACGTCGCCCGATGGACTGGGCATGTCACCCAAACGTATTACGGTTTCGACGGCGGGCATTGCCAAGATGATTAAGCAACTGGGCGATGATCAGGTGAAGTTTAACCTGGCGCTCTCGTTGCACGCGGCCAACGATCAGAAGCGCGACCAGATCATGCCGATTAACGAGAGCAATACGCTGCAGGCCCTCGGCGATGCGCTGATGTACTTTTATAAGAAAACCGGTACGCGCGTAACGTTCGAGTATATTCTGTTTTATAATTTCAACGATACCTTACAGGACGCTCAGGAACTCTGGAAGTTTACCAAGCGGGTTCCGGCGAAGGTCAATATTATTGAATATAATCCTATTGCCGAGGCCAATTTCAAAAATACCGATCCTCAGACCCTGGATAAGTTCGCCGGATTTCTGGAAAGCAAAGGGGTTACGGTAAACGTCCGCCGGAGCCGGGGTAAAGATATTGACGCTGCCTGCGGCCAACTGGCCGGAAAGAAATAG
- a CDS encoding CvpA family protein: protein MLIPLAWGAFNGYRKGLLVEIIAVIAFVVAMIVGFKFLAFGIELLSPYISRELARKILPWLGFSVIFFPTVFMINQIGFALRRSLKYTVLGTFDSVAGAAVGLFTWVFGISVILWLFSYMGVQMPHRHTQGALLYPYILPVAPKVMDKAAVWVPKGFEAGKKWRASID, encoded by the coding sequence ATGCTGATTCCCCTGGCGTGGGGCGCCTTTAACGGGTACCGCAAAGGGCTCCTGGTGGAGATCATTGCGGTCATTGCGTTTGTGGTGGCTATGATCGTTGGGTTCAAGTTTCTGGCGTTCGGCATCGAGCTGCTCAGTCCCTACATCAGTCGGGAGCTGGCCCGGAAAATTCTGCCCTGGCTGGGTTTCTCCGTAATTTTCTTTCCGACGGTGTTCATGATCAACCAGATAGGGTTTGCGCTTCGGCGGTCGCTCAAGTACACTGTCCTGGGTACGTTCGACAGCGTAGCGGGGGCTGCCGTTGGGCTTTTCACGTGGGTGTTTGGAATTAGTGTGATCCTTTGGTTGTTCAGTTATATGGGCGTCCAAATGCCCCATCGCCACACCCAGGGCGCGCTTCTGTACCCTTATATTCTGCCCGTAGCGCCGAAGGTAATGGACAAAGCCGCGGTCTGGGTTCCGAAAGGGTTCGAAGCCGGCAAAAAGTGGCGGGCAAGCATTGACTGA